One Thalassotalea atypica DNA window includes the following coding sequences:
- the recD gene encoding exodeoxyribonuclease V subunit alpha — translation MMKSIVENTTAVYPSYAMVSQEINEIAPIDYFFAKEMLMFHKSHNKSLTFHLLLALSQSARLGHTCLPIVTIAQHCFGFKSDVSGVITHHGFNFPALGELEKFVEDTFFEPDHNKPVCLLNGCLYMRRNFKFEQELQQQLSQRAQLTTTKEINAYKQVIEELFPDNSSNEIDWQKIAVANALNKKISIIAGGPGTGKTYTVTKLIAAIISLQQRSSDNTTPLSISLVAPTGKAAQRLSESIIQAITGFKGQIDQEVLELVPTDAQTLHRFLGVIPNQLQFRHHQDNKLNCDVLILDEVSMVDLALMTRLFRALPKHTQIIMLGDADQLPSVALGSVLADTAPKPHPGYSGENLEYLAQCTQEKSIDNVLKKLAKTDNTKQRIGYADHLSFLYKSRRFDGEGGIGLIANAVINSKSEASWALLESKAPNPQLSFTRSVEQSLPALVQKYYMPLLTAKDINQAFIQLNAFRVLCAARKGLNGVEQLNEKIAELLGKTLNQRELLYHGMPIMINENDYTLGLYNGDIGLVWRNEQGQLLVAFEDAEQGYRYIMPTRLPSFEPVYAMTIHKTQGSEFSHVYMVLSNQLESKLLSRELMYTGITRAKKHLTITATEPVWFNGVETKVKRFSNLSLSTTE, via the coding sequence ATGATGAAATCAATTGTCGAGAATACTACAGCTGTTTATCCTAGTTATGCCATGGTGAGTCAAGAAATTAATGAAATAGCGCCGATTGATTATTTCTTTGCTAAAGAAATGTTGATGTTCCATAAAAGCCACAATAAAAGTTTAACATTTCATTTGTTACTTGCCCTTAGTCAAAGTGCGCGTTTAGGCCATACGTGTTTACCGATAGTAACAATTGCTCAGCATTGTTTCGGCTTTAAAAGTGATGTTAGTGGGGTAATCACTCATCACGGTTTTAACTTTCCAGCACTTGGTGAGTTAGAAAAATTTGTCGAAGATACATTTTTTGAACCCGATCACAATAAACCTGTATGCCTTTTAAACGGTTGTTTGTACATGCGTCGTAATTTCAAGTTTGAACAAGAACTACAACAGCAATTAAGTCAACGTGCTCAGCTAACTACAACCAAAGAAATAAACGCATATAAACAAGTAATTGAGGAATTATTTCCAGATAATTCAAGTAATGAAATCGACTGGCAAAAGATTGCAGTAGCCAATGCACTCAACAAAAAAATCAGCATCATTGCAGGTGGCCCAGGTACAGGAAAAACCTATACGGTGACTAAACTTATTGCCGCTATTATCTCACTACAGCAGCGATCTTCAGACAATACAACACCACTTTCAATTTCTTTAGTTGCACCAACTGGGAAGGCGGCGCAACGTTTATCAGAATCAATAATTCAAGCGATAACTGGCTTTAAAGGTCAAATAGATCAAGAGGTTTTAGAATTAGTTCCAACAGACGCTCAGACTCTACATCGATTTTTAGGAGTGATCCCCAACCAGTTGCAATTTAGACATCATCAAGACAATAAATTGAATTGTGATGTGTTGATTCTTGATGAAGTGTCGATGGTCGATTTGGCGTTGATGACTCGATTGTTTAGAGCGTTACCCAAACACACACAAATCATTATGTTAGGCGATGCTGATCAATTACCGTCTGTCGCTTTAGGCAGCGTTTTAGCTGATACCGCGCCTAAACCTCACCCAGGCTATTCTGGCGAAAACTTAGAATATTTAGCACAATGCACGCAAGAAAAATCAATCGACAACGTACTCAAGAAGCTAGCTAAAACTGATAATACTAAACAGCGTATTGGCTACGCAGATCATTTATCGTTTTTATATAAAAGCCGACGATTTGATGGCGAAGGAGGCATAGGCTTAATTGCTAATGCTGTGATCAACAGTAAAAGTGAGGCAAGTTGGGCGCTGCTTGAGAGCAAAGCGCCAAACCCTCAATTATCTTTTACGAGAAGTGTTGAACAATCATTACCTGCGCTTGTACAAAAATATTACATGCCGCTTTTAACGGCCAAAGATATCAATCAAGCATTTATACAGCTTAACGCCTTTCGAGTGTTGTGTGCCGCTCGAAAAGGCCTAAACGGTGTTGAACAACTTAATGAAAAAATAGCTGAATTGTTAGGTAAGACATTGAATCAAAGAGAGTTATTATATCACGGCATGCCTATCATGATAAACGAAAATGATTACACGCTTGGATTGTATAATGGCGATATTGGTCTTGTTTGGCGAAATGAACAAGGGCAATTATTGGTTGCTTTTGAGGATGCAGAGCAAGGTTATCGATACATTATGCCAACACGTTTACCAAGTTTTGAGCCGGTATACGCGATGACCATACATAAAACGCAAGGCAGCGAATTTAGTCATGTTTATATGGTGCTATCTAATCAACTTGAGAGTAAACTTCTTTCCCGTGAACTCATGTATACAGGGATCACTCGTGCTAAAAAGCACTTAACCATTACCGCCACTGAACCCGTATGGTTTAACGGGGTAGAGACCAAAGTGAAACGATTCTCCAATTTATCCTTATCGACAACTGAATAA
- a CDS encoding DUF1428 domain-containing protein, whose protein sequence is MTHYIDGFTLPIPSKSLNNYKHLSQKIALIWKEYGALDYQEFVGDELTLAGTKSFTEIVEAKTNEVVIFGWVAFKNKDARDSINAKVALDPRMEELIAQASSGFDANRMVYAGFKPLF, encoded by the coding sequence ATGACGCATTATATTGACGGGTTCACCCTACCCATTCCAAGCAAAAGCTTAAACAACTACAAGCACCTTTCGCAAAAAATCGCGCTGATTTGGAAGGAATATGGAGCGCTTGATTACCAAGAGTTTGTAGGTGACGAGCTAACGTTGGCTGGAACTAAGTCATTCACTGAAATTGTGGAAGCAAAAACAAATGAGGTGGTCATATTTGGTTGGGTAGCTTTTAAAAACAAAGACGCACGAGATTCCATTAATGCGAAAGTAGCGCTAGACCCAAGAATGGAAGAGTTAATCGCACAAGCTAGTTCAGGTTTTGATGCTAACCGCATGGTGTATGCTGGTTTTAAGCCATTGTTTTAA
- a CDS encoding PH domain-containing protein, producing MIDFDDSSVFKLKPISNDKARDDISAFLIDDEEIFASFKTIRDQVVFTNKRVIAANVQGITGSKVDYTSIPFSKIQTFSIETSGSLDLDCEIQLYISAVGKVTFEINGSFDIVSFNRLISQYVLS from the coding sequence ATGATTGATTTTGATGACTCGTCGGTATTTAAACTTAAGCCTATATCTAACGATAAAGCGCGTGACGACATTTCGGCCTTTTTAATTGACGATGAAGAAATTTTTGCCTCGTTTAAAACCATTCGCGATCAGGTCGTATTTACGAATAAGCGCGTAATCGCGGCAAATGTACAAGGGATCACTGGTTCCAAAGTGGATTACACGTCTATCCCATTCAGTAAAATTCAGACATTTTCTATTGAAACTTCTGGCAGTTTGGATCTCGACTGTGAAATTCAGCTGTATATCAGTGCGGTTGGCAAGGTTACCTTTGAAATTAACGGGAGCTTCGATATCGTCTCGTTTAACCGTTTAATCAGTCAATACGTATTGAGCTAA
- a CDS encoding arylsulfatase: protein MKGKSLLALALVSVLATTATTANATTDKSRPNVLAIWGDDIGIDNLSAYTRGQAGHWTPNIDRIANEGVLFTDFYGENSCTAGRSAFITGQHPIRTGLTKVGMPGATQGLRAEDPTIAVMLKDKGYMTGQFGKNHLGDLDEHLPSNHGFDEFFGNLYHLNAEEEPEHSDYPKAPGFKKRFGPRGVIHSYGDGRIEDTGPLTKKRMETVDEEFLSATLNFIDKAHEKKKPFFVWFNSTRMHVWTHLKDESEGISNGGGLYGDGLVEHDGHVGQLLDKLDELKIADNTIVTYTTDNGAEKLTWPDGGTSRFRGEKNSTWEGGFRVPAMMRFPGKIPAGSVANKMASHNDWAPTFLAAAGNDTIVADLKKGKTLNGKHYKVHLDGYNMLPALKTGKANTANNIDWPRKAFFYATDTGDISAVRVGDYKLMFSVNNCHGLETWMCSFEELRAPKMFNLRQDPYEIADHEAGGYDKWFIEHLPYMYMGAGATAQWLQTFKAFPPRQVPGSFSIDQIVDKMQIWQNAQYK, encoded by the coding sequence ATGAAAGGTAAATCACTATTAGCGCTTGCTTTAGTTTCAGTCCTTGCGACAACGGCGACAACTGCTAACGCAACAACTGACAAATCACGTCCAAATGTCTTAGCTATTTGGGGTGACGACATTGGTATTGATAACCTGAGCGCATACACTCGCGGTCAAGCCGGTCACTGGACACCAAACATCGATCGTATTGCAAACGAAGGTGTACTATTCACTGATTTCTATGGCGAAAATTCTTGTACAGCGGGTCGTTCAGCGTTTATTACCGGTCAACATCCTATTCGTACTGGTTTAACTAAAGTAGGTATGCCAGGTGCTACCCAAGGCTTAAGAGCTGAAGATCCTACTATTGCAGTGATGTTAAAAGATAAAGGCTACATGACGGGTCAATTTGGTAAAAACCATTTAGGTGATTTAGATGAGCATTTACCATCAAACCATGGTTTTGACGAATTTTTTGGTAATTTATACCATTTAAATGCAGAAGAAGAACCTGAACATTCAGATTATCCTAAAGCACCAGGCTTTAAAAAGCGTTTTGGACCACGAGGTGTTATACACTCCTATGGCGACGGCCGCATTGAAGACACAGGCCCGTTAACTAAGAAACGTATGGAAACTGTAGATGAAGAGTTCTTGAGTGCGACACTAAATTTTATTGATAAGGCTCATGAAAAGAAAAAACCTTTCTTTGTATGGTTTAACTCAACACGGATGCATGTATGGACCCACTTAAAGGATGAATCAGAAGGGATTTCAAACGGTGGTGGTCTATACGGAGACGGCTTAGTTGAGCATGACGGACATGTAGGTCAACTGCTAGATAAGCTAGATGAATTAAAAATAGCAGACAACACTATCGTAACGTATACAACAGATAACGGTGCAGAAAAATTAACTTGGCCTGACGGCGGAACATCACGTTTTCGTGGCGAGAAAAACTCTACATGGGAAGGTGGATTCCGTGTACCAGCAATGATGCGTTTCCCAGGTAAAATTCCAGCGGGTAGTGTTGCTAATAAAATGGCGTCACACAATGATTGGGCACCAACATTCTTAGCAGCTGCTGGAAATGACACTATTGTTGCGGACCTTAAAAAAGGCAAAACACTAAACGGCAAGCATTATAAAGTACATTTAGACGGCTATAATATGCTACCTGCCCTTAAAACGGGTAAAGCTAACACGGCAAATAACATTGATTGGCCACGTAAAGCTTTCTTTTACGCTACAGATACGGGCGACATTTCAGCAGTGCGTGTTGGTGACTACAAATTAATGTTCTCAGTGAATAACTGTCATGGCCTTGAGACTTGGATGTGTAGCTTTGAAGAGTTAAGAGCGCCTAAAATGTTCAACTTACGTCAAGACCCTTATGAAATTGCAGATCACGAAGCTGGCGGCTATGACAAATGGTTTATCGAACATTTACCGTACATGTACATGGGGGCAGGTGCTACAGCTCAATGGTTACAAACATTTAAAGCATTCCCACCACGTCAAGTACCGGGTTCTTTCTCCATCGACCAAATCGTAGATAAAATGCAAATTTGGCAGAACGCTCAGTACAAATAA
- a CDS encoding alpha/beta fold hydrolase: MTKTDKISTNRRSMLKKATAVVALAATCGMSRNVNAHRQNSLSHTGKTEPKYLPSPKQAPVTEGVLALSGGAGLYYWDTGGDGPAIVLSHPGRGSALTWPYQQPIFSAAGYRVIAYSRRGYYGSPAGSKDDTGNYADDLNALVEHLNVEKFHILGLAAGGFAVSDYAVSYPEKLLSMVIVCSLFGLWDKNIDERLDAILPKSFGGLPPEFKEIGPSYRWAHPEGVREWIKMEKKSRGDGKRHGQSAKSNITWEKIRAGNIPTFFIAGGADLYQPPSMMRAAAREIPGSQTLVVQEAGHAVQWEQPELFNQAVIEFFNKHS, from the coding sequence ATGACAAAAACAGATAAAATCAGTACCAATCGCAGAAGCATGCTAAAAAAAGCGACTGCGGTTGTCGCCCTTGCTGCGACTTGTGGAATGTCCCGAAATGTTAATGCGCATCGCCAAAACTCACTCAGCCATACGGGAAAAACAGAGCCCAAGTACTTACCAAGCCCTAAACAGGCTCCTGTAACCGAGGGGGTATTAGCATTATCTGGTGGTGCGGGACTTTACTATTGGGATACCGGTGGCGATGGTCCCGCTATTGTGCTTTCCCATCCGGGTAGAGGCAGTGCATTAACTTGGCCTTATCAGCAACCGATATTTTCGGCCGCTGGCTATCGAGTTATCGCGTATTCAAGACGTGGTTATTATGGTTCCCCTGCTGGCTCAAAAGACGATACCGGCAATTATGCTGACGATCTTAATGCCTTGGTTGAGCATTTAAATGTCGAGAAGTTTCATATCTTAGGTCTTGCCGCGGGTGGTTTTGCCGTATCAGATTATGCGGTTTCTTATCCAGAGAAGTTACTTAGCATGGTTATTGTTTGTAGCCTTTTTGGTTTATGGGACAAAAATATTGATGAACGCCTTGATGCTATTCTCCCTAAAAGCTTTGGTGGTTTACCTCCTGAATTTAAAGAAATTGGGCCTTCATATCGCTGGGCACATCCTGAAGGAGTTAGAGAATGGATAAAAATGGAAAAAAAATCTCGTGGTGATGGCAAACGGCATGGCCAAAGTGCCAAAAGTAATATCACGTGGGAAAAAATTCGAGCCGGTAATATCCCTACTTTCTTTATTGCCGGTGGAGCTGACTTATATCAGCCACCTTCTATGATGAGAGCGGCAGCACGAGAAATACCTGGGAGCCAAACGCTTGTCGTACAAGAAGCTGGCCATGCTGTGCAATGGGAACAACCTGAGTTATTTAATCAAGCGGTGATCGAGTTTTTTAATAAGCATAGTTAA
- a CDS encoding acyltransferase family protein, which produces MTNSPSYLHHLHAFRGFAILNVVGAHAWSFMIFWTGDLSSEGISRLFWLTETIFHGSTVYFALISGLLFSKILETRGWQAFFTSKFTNVVIPYIIISLFLTWHYWQYLVQDPVLNISLKDYLIVVWSNLISGKASIHFWYIPVLMVMFLVTPLLAWIQKHSIIAMNLIALLPLVISRSPFPDFLKPQTFIFFIGAYVLGMVVGQHYEQFKLFVAKYQRWLLVLVLLTSFVLFSLYLYGYQAEGFYSVRQTLVYLQKTAICALALYWLSQREDKLPNWLLNLGSYAFAIFFLHVIFIDLVIQSSRDIVAASRTVELIALLGSLNFVAAIVGSMLIALIVKRIFARHARKIVGA; this is translated from the coding sequence ATGACCAACTCACCCTCATACCTACACCACCTGCATGCTTTTAGAGGCTTTGCAATTTTGAATGTGGTTGGCGCACACGCGTGGTCATTTATGATTTTTTGGACTGGTGATTTAAGCTCAGAAGGGATTAGTCGGCTATTCTGGCTCACTGAAACCATTTTCCATGGCTCCACAGTATATTTTGCTCTTATTTCTGGCCTGCTATTTAGCAAAATACTCGAAACGCGTGGATGGCAAGCTTTCTTTACCAGCAAGTTCACAAATGTGGTAATTCCTTACATCATTATTTCACTGTTTCTAACTTGGCATTATTGGCAATATTTAGTTCAAGATCCCGTTTTAAACATCTCACTTAAAGACTATTTAATCGTTGTCTGGTCAAACTTAATTTCAGGCAAGGCATCAATCCACTTTTGGTATATTCCCGTACTTATGGTAATGTTTTTAGTGACGCCACTTCTGGCGTGGATTCAAAAGCACTCCATTATTGCAATGAATTTAATCGCGCTTTTGCCTTTGGTTATTTCGCGAAGTCCTTTTCCAGACTTTTTAAAACCTCAAACCTTTATTTTCTTTATTGGCGCTTATGTTTTAGGCATGGTCGTGGGGCAGCACTACGAACAATTTAAACTCTTTGTTGCGAAGTACCAGCGATGGTTGCTTGTTTTGGTGTTATTGACTTCTTTTGTTTTGTTTTCGCTTTATCTGTATGGCTATCAAGCCGAAGGTTTTTATTCCGTTCGACAAACCTTGGTGTATTTACAAAAAACAGCTATCTGCGCGTTAGCCCTATACTGGCTTTCACAAAGAGAAGATAAATTACCCAATTGGCTATTAAACCTTGGTAGCTACGCTTTTGCGATATTCTTTTTACACGTTATTTTTATTGACTTGGTTATTCAATCTTCGCGTGACATTGTAGCTGCATCAAGGACGGTAGAGTTAATTGCTTTGTTAGGTAGCTTGAATTTTGTCGCTGCAATAGTTGGTAGTATGTTGATAGCGCTTATTGTAAAACGTATATTCGCTCGCCATGCCAGAAAAATAGTAGGGGCGTAG
- a CDS encoding cupin domain-containing protein — protein sequence MILDLNGLTPQAFLDEYWQKKPFVIRQGFKDFQDILSPEELAGLACEERVESRRVFKENNQWQAEFGPFESYDHLGSEGWTFIVQALNNWVPEGNDLIKCFDFIPRWRLDDLMVSYGTPGGGVGPHIDLYDVFICQGSGSRRWRVGSLGPHKEFAAHPALLHTEAFDPIIDVELKTGDILYIPPGFPHDGVSLENSMSFSVGFRTDSAQNMHSALADHMIDHGLAQQQISDPVRKVATQSGLIIDEDLEKIKQHLFDALDDNLIASFAGEFLTRSKCPLDIDEDGLSGDEEFTSAEIVELLDQQPLVKLGGVRCLYFESYNETGDFYVNGEKITLPKKLRPLIPAFCNEYEISIQQLSDFIEHNELLYLLTRWVNNGYWYFEE from the coding sequence ATGATTTTAGATTTGAACGGCCTAACGCCACAAGCTTTCCTTGATGAGTATTGGCAAAAGAAACCATTTGTGATCAGACAAGGGTTTAAAGATTTCCAAGACATACTCTCACCAGAAGAACTGGCAGGTCTTGCTTGTGAAGAGCGAGTAGAGTCTCGTCGCGTGTTCAAAGAAAATAATCAATGGCAGGCTGAGTTTGGCCCGTTTGAGTCTTACGATCATTTAGGCAGTGAAGGGTGGACCTTTATCGTTCAAGCACTGAATAATTGGGTGCCAGAAGGTAATGATTTAATCAAATGTTTTGATTTTATCCCACGGTGGCGTTTAGATGACTTAATGGTCAGTTATGGCACTCCCGGTGGTGGCGTAGGCCCGCACATTGATTTGTATGATGTGTTTATTTGCCAAGGCTCAGGCAGTCGTCGATGGCGAGTAGGGAGTTTAGGCCCACACAAAGAATTTGCCGCTCATCCCGCATTGTTGCATACCGAAGCGTTTGATCCGATCATTGATGTTGAGTTAAAAACAGGTGACATTTTATATATTCCACCAGGATTCCCACACGATGGCGTTTCACTTGAAAACTCGATGAGCTTCTCTGTAGGTTTTCGCACAGACTCTGCCCAAAACATGCACAGCGCGTTAGCAGATCACATGATTGATCATGGACTTGCTCAACAGCAAATTAGTGATCCGGTACGTAAAGTAGCAACTCAATCGGGCCTTATTATTGATGAAGATCTTGAAAAGATTAAGCAGCACCTATTTGATGCGCTAGATGATAATTTAATAGCCTCGTTTGCTGGGGAGTTTTTAACACGCTCAAAATGTCCACTAGACATTGATGAAGACGGTTTATCTGGGGATGAAGAATTTACTTCTGCTGAAATTGTTGAGCTGCTAGATCAACAGCCTTTAGTCAAACTAGGGGGGGTACGTTGTTTATATTTTGAAAGCTACAATGAAACGGGTGATTTTTATGTTAATGGTGAAAAAATAACATTGCCAAAAAAACTGCGTCCGTTAATTCCTGCTTTTTGTAATGAGTACGAAATTAGCATACAACAGTTGTCCGATTTCATAGAGCATAACGAATTGCTTTATCTATTAACGCGTTGGGTAAATAATGGCTACTGGTATTTTGAAGAATAA
- a CDS encoding DUF3087 family protein, producing MKLQDINKAHYRKRLNTVIAAFISCFALLAVIFGSLLITLFATPIVDPEVQSNFKFNIAGVIIALLTMSVIMNHFKKHPLMTEVYYVWQLKQIHNQIYRKLVKIKDAATEKDTNALVILSFYYLSLEQVYHLDNNTLTMSAVKKDQVKIQTLLGDKKIEQQAEQFQVDLIKEF from the coding sequence ATGAAACTACAAGATATAAACAAAGCCCACTACCGTAAACGATTAAACACAGTCATAGCTGCCTTTATTAGCTGTTTCGCGCTATTAGCGGTGATTTTTGGTAGCCTTTTAATAACCTTATTTGCAACACCCATTGTAGACCCTGAGGTGCAGAGTAACTTCAAGTTCAATATCGCTGGGGTGATCATCGCCTTGTTAACGATGTCTGTCATCATGAATCATTTTAAAAAACACCCATTGATGACTGAGGTTTATTACGTGTGGCAATTGAAACAGATTCATAATCAAATTTATCGAAAACTCGTTAAAATTAAAGATGCAGCGACAGAAAAAGACACTAATGCATTAGTTATATTATCGTTCTATTACTTGAGCTTAGAGCAGGTTTACCATCTTGATAATAATACCTTGACTATGTCAGCAGTTAAAAAGGATCAGGTAAAAATACAGACACTGCTTGGTGACAAAAAGATTGAACAACAGGCTGAACAATTCCAGGTAGATTTAATCAAAGAATTCTAA
- a CDS encoding GFA family protein — protein sequence MYLGKCLCKKVAVRINGPISDIIHCHCSLCRKNSGTAYATNGFINSADFEILAGHDSLSTFSFKPGRNRHFCTHCGSPVYSSNEQDPSRFRIRLGILDSDIDERPISHNFVSSKANWDNFDENLPRYDEFEPNRQ from the coding sequence ATGTATTTAGGAAAATGTTTGTGTAAAAAGGTGGCAGTTAGGATCAATGGACCAATAAGCGATATCATTCACTGCCATTGCTCCTTATGCAGGAAAAACAGTGGAACAGCTTATGCGACAAATGGTTTTATTAATTCTGCAGACTTTGAAATCTTAGCTGGCCATGACAGCTTAAGTACTTTTTCATTTAAGCCGGGGCGAAATAGACATTTTTGCACTCATTGCGGCTCTCCGGTATACAGTTCAAACGAACAAGATCCAAGTCGATTCCGAATAAGATTAGGGATTTTAGACTCAGACATAGATGAAAGGCCTATATCTCACAACTTTGTCTCGTCGAAAGCTAACTGGGATAATTTTGACGAGAATTTACCTCGATATGACGAATTTGAACCCAATCGACAATAA
- a CDS encoding DUF3297 family protein produces the protein MNDTKSLPALPDRLSGNPRSPHHVAEIFEHNIGIRLNGKERTDVEEYCISEGWIKIPSPKSLDRRGQPMLIKLKGTVEAFYS, from the coding sequence ATGAACGATACTAAATCTCTTCCTGCTTTACCTGATCGCCTTTCAGGAAACCCTCGTAGCCCTCATCATGTAGCAGAAATTTTCGAACACAATATTGGTATTCGATTGAACGGCAAAGAACGTACTGATGTTGAAGAATATTGTATTAGTGAAGGTTGGATAAAAATTCCATCTCCTAAATCATTAGATCGTCGAGGACAACCCATGCTAATTAAACTAAAAGGAACGGTTGAAGCTTTTTATAGTTAG
- a CDS encoding crotonase/enoyl-CoA hydratase family protein, with protein MTTKRITLSVEDNVARVLINRPDKHNAIDMQMFEEIKQLIKKLKRDKSLRAVVVAGEGESFCSGIDVKSALGSKKNAAKLLFKWLPGQANLAQFVSTGWREIPCPVIMVIHGKCWGGGLQIALGGDFRIADADAKLSILEARWGLIPDMGGSLALREQMVTDKAKYLAMTGKELSAEQALSYNLVTEVSDKPLSRALSIVNDIKMQSPDSVAGVKKLYNQSTWRSQAYALAKESWYQIKIIMGKNQRIKTYNQIHDADRAKPFKNRKTW; from the coding sequence ATGACTACAAAAAGAATAACATTGTCGGTTGAAGATAATGTGGCAAGAGTGTTAATCAATCGCCCAGATAAACATAATGCAATTGATATGCAAATGTTTGAAGAAATAAAGCAGTTGATTAAAAAGCTCAAACGAGACAAATCGTTGCGGGCAGTTGTCGTAGCAGGTGAAGGCGAAAGTTTTTGCTCTGGTATAGATGTTAAATCAGCATTGGGTTCAAAGAAAAATGCCGCAAAATTATTGTTTAAATGGCTACCCGGCCAAGCCAATTTGGCGCAGTTTGTTTCCACAGGATGGCGAGAGATTCCTTGTCCGGTGATCATGGTTATTCATGGAAAATGCTGGGGCGGTGGTTTACAAATTGCTTTAGGTGGTGACTTTAGAATTGCTGATGCTGACGCAAAGTTATCTATTTTAGAAGCGCGATGGGGCTTAATTCCTGATATGGGAGGATCGCTAGCATTGCGTGAGCAAATGGTGACCGATAAGGCAAAGTATCTTGCAATGACTGGTAAAGAGCTCAGCGCAGAACAAGCGTTATCATACAATTTAGTGACGGAAGTATCTGATAAGCCTTTGTCACGTGCATTGTCAATTGTAAATGATATTAAAATGCAATCGCCAGACTCAGTTGCAGGAGTAAAAAAATTATACAATCAAAGTACTTGGCGCTCGCAAGCCTATGCGTTGGCCAAGGAGTCGTGGTATCAAATTAAAATTATTATGGGTAAAAATCAGCGGATCAAAACCTATAATCAAATTCACGACGCTGACAGGGCTAAACCCTTTAAAAATAGAAAAACTTGGTAG
- a CDS encoding LysR family transcriptional regulator, translated as MSVNLRQVDLNLLTIFESLMQTHNLSHTAEALGLAQPSVSQALKRLQQMYDDPLFVRTNREMKPTRKAKKISPIVANMLDNIRDTLPIKGRFDPKEIDMEIKINIPYLAHYPYIFDLLELTSKESPNINIIITNNVPKDIEKELRNKEYDLHIDVFESRSKACFNKILYNDNPVIICRKDHPRLSNKDKISLDDYLKEKHAVLTSISSEEHPASQLVQSIAERQVGFSAANLKDVIQAVLRTDFLAITTKQSILTLQNRLALFVIPFTDSQVMPVYMTWHGNVEHSQPQRWIRNMLVQVCSDFKQTDV; from the coding sequence ATGAGCGTTAACCTAAGACAAGTTGACTTAAATCTATTAACGATTTTTGAATCTTTGATGCAAACGCATAACTTAAGCCACACGGCAGAGGCGCTTGGGCTCGCCCAACCTTCAGTTTCACAGGCACTAAAGCGATTACAACAAATGTATGATGATCCACTTTTTGTTCGTACTAACCGGGAGATGAAGCCAACACGGAAAGCTAAAAAAATTTCGCCCATTGTCGCAAATATGTTGGACAATATCCGTGATACATTACCCATAAAAGGACGATTTGATCCTAAAGAAATTGACATGGAAATTAAGATCAATATTCCTTATTTGGCTCATTACCCTTATATATTTGATTTGCTGGAACTTACTTCAAAAGAGTCACCTAACATTAATATTATTATTACCAATAATGTGCCTAAAGACATTGAAAAAGAGCTAAGAAACAAAGAGTATGACTTACATATAGATGTATTCGAAAGTAGAAGCAAAGCATGTTTCAACAAGATTTTATACAACGATAATCCCGTTATTATATGCCGTAAAGATCATCCTAGGCTAAGTAATAAAGACAAAATATCACTTGATGATTATTTAAAAGAGAAACACGCAGTGCTAACTTCAATTAGCTCAGAAGAACATCCTGCAAGCCAACTTGTTCAATCCATTGCAGAACGTCAGGTTGGATTTAGTGCTGCAAACTTAAAAGATGTTATTCAAGCGGTACTTCGGACTGATTTTTTGGCGATTACAACTAAGCAGAGTATTCTAACATTACAGAATAGACTTGCATTATTTGTCATTCCCTTTACAGATTCCCAAGTAATGCCCGTTTACATGACTTGGCACGGCAACGTTGAGCACAGTCAGCCGCAACGTTGGATAAGAAATATGTTGGTACAAGTTTGTAGTGACTTCAAACAAACTGATGTTTAG